The genome window ATCGCCCTATTTTGAAGGCAGGAGTAGTGGAGACCGGCGATATTGCGAGATCCAACTCCCGCCGGATTTGTTATAATTTCCCCAATCCGGCGGCAGGCGTGCAACTGGACGCCCTTGTCCGGTTGCCAATGGGCGGACGGGGACGTCCGCCCGCACTGCTTGGGTTTACCCATTGGGTGAAGTTTTTCATCGGTTGCCGCTGGCTTAGGGTCATACTACAATCTGAAGAGCAAAACGCGTGAGCATTCGTGCACTGGAGCACTGCTTCCCGCAGTTGGAGCGAATAGGGGCTGAAATGCTTCGTCAGCAGGTCCGGGAGTGCTGGCTGATGGCTATTTCCGAGGGCCGCTGGGAAGTTGACGACCTCGAAGCGATTCCCTTTAGTTTTTTGGGAACGCCCGACATATCGCTTGCCGCGCATACCCGCAATGTAACCGATTCGGCTCTGGCGCTGGGGAGGGTGCTGGGTCCAGCCTATGCGGGGCATTTTCGGATCGATTTCGACATTCTGCTTGCCGGAGGATTGCTGCACGACGTCGGCAAGTGTCTCGAGTATGAGCGTCGTCCGGACGGCACATTTGCCGTCAGTCCCGACGGAAGACTTCGCCGGCATCCGATCTCGGGAACTGC of Calditrichota bacterium contains these proteins:
- a CDS encoding HDIG domain-containing protein gives rise to the protein MLRQQVRECWLMAISEGRWEVDDLEAIPFSFLGTPDISLAAHTRNVTDSALALGRVLGPAYAGHFRIDFDILLAGGLLHDVGKCLEYERRPDGTFAVSPDGRLRRHPISGTALAARCGLPEAVQHIIAVHSREGDGGYRSPEAWIVHHSDFVNFEPLRRGVMP